One SAR324 cluster bacterium genomic window, ATTCGCAGTCGAGCTCTTTCGGCAATTTGATGTGCAGAAGAAACGGTGAGGTGCCCATCCACCTCTATATGAAGATCCACCAGTAGATACGATCCCATCCGTCTTAATCTGACTTCGTGAAAGTCTTGAACCCCCTCCACATTGGTCATTAACTGATGGACCTGCGACTCTACTTCAGGATCTGTAACCGCATCAGTCAGTTCCTCTACGCTCTGCTTACCCATATCCCAGGCAGTCTTCATGATTAGTGCTGACACAACCAATCCCGCCAAGGGATCCAAAAAGGGATAGCCCAATTGAGCACCTCCAATTCCAATCAAAGCGGCCACCGAAGAAAGTGCATCACTCCGATGATGCCAAGCATTGGCCTGAAGGAGACGGTTCTGCTCCTTTTTTCCAATCCACATGGTCAACCAGAAGAGGAACTCCTTAAGAACGATGGAGATTAATGCAACATAGATTGCGTTCCATCCAGGAGATTGTTCTTGGGCTAAGGATCCAATCGCATAAATGCCCAATTCCAATGCTGTAAATCCGAGGAGAACGGCAACAAAAAGCGTCCCAATGGTTTCAAATCGACCATGCCCATAAGGATGATTATCATCTTTGGGTTTACGACCGAGCATCAGTGCCCAAAGAGTCACTCCATCAGAAAGTAGATCAGAGAAAGAAT contains:
- a CDS encoding cation diffusion facilitator family transporter, yielding MNSLESSTSWQMKAVTWLGALVNVLLTILKAVVGWASGSPALIADAGHSFSDLLSDGVTLWALMLGRKPKDDNHPYGHGRFETIGTLFVAVLLGFTALELGIYAIGSLAQEQSPGWNAIYVALISIVLKEFLFWLTMWIGKKEQNRLLQANAWHHRSDALSSVAALIGIGGAQLGYPFLDPLAGLVVSALIMKTAWDMGKQSVEELTDAVTDPEVESQVHQLMTNVEGVQDFHEVRLRRMGSYLLVDLHIEVDGHLTVSSAHQIAERARLRITQSLPTVTEVLVHVDPEPDPPSRMPEEETQLMRPQDEIEQDIVSVLEQVPQVQKITHIYCHYLHRKLLVHIHVEMEENLIISEARRIAIQAEKLVESIADIQEADVHLELSPH